A genomic region of Alnus glutinosa chromosome 11, dhAlnGlut1.1, whole genome shotgun sequence contains the following coding sequences:
- the LOC133882294 gene encoding pentatricopeptide repeat-containing protein At4g35130, chloroplastic, with the protein MAATLAHAYFRNSEAPESVSSRQVKTMKTNRKPRLVKKPKVYKSASLNWNQTDDVKALVEPRSSSLTRELCAFVDSGCMEHALHLFERMNRCDPYVWNVMIRGFTSNWLFREAIDFYCRMGSEGVLGDNFTYPFVIKACTGLLSFIEGQKVHGKLFKIGLDLDVYVCNSLIVMYAKMGCVEFAERVFGEMPVRDLVSWNSMISGYVSVGDCWSSLMCFWEMQAHGMMPDRFSMISALGACSLDCCLRSGKEIHCQVLKCGLELDYMVQTSLIDMYGKCGRMDYAERLFDRVAPKNVVACNAMIGGYALNGHPLDSFACLRKMQVSDHLNLDAITMINVLPSCTQLQALLEGKSVHGSSIRRGLLPHSVLETALVDMYGECRELNLAERVFGEMTGKNLISWNVMLAAYVQNGWNSEALRLFRDIWNHPFKPDAFTFASILPACSELVSLREGKQIHGFVIKSELGTNTFILNSIVYMYAKCGDLRNARECFDHMLYRDVISWNTVIMAYAIHGFGRFSVQLFSEMKEKGFKPNESTFVSLLSSCSISGMVDEGWEYYNSMKRDYNIDPGIEHCGCMIDLIGRAGNLELAKRFIEEMPLAPTARIWGSLLTASRNNGNIELAELAAKHILSLEHDNTGCYVLLSNMYAEAGRWRDVERIKCLMIKEGLEKTKGCAVVEISSRTCRFIDEDRSHAETNMIYDVLDIIMRKIVEHNFVHSMTKFKPLDLRKKIAKSPRKHSVRLAISFGLISTTIGSPVLVRKNTRICEDCHSTAKKISEITRREIIVGDSKVFHHFRDGHCSCRDYW; encoded by the coding sequence ATGGCAGCGACGCTTGCTCATGCCTACTTCCGCAACTCCGAAGCACCAGAAAGTGTTTCGAGTAGACAAGTCAAAACGATGAAAACAAACCGGAAACCCAGGCTCGTAAAGAAGCCGAAAGTCTACAAATCAGCTTCACTTAATTGGAACCAAACGGACGATGTGAAAGCTTTGGTTGAACCACGCTCTTCCTCGCTCACGCGGGAACTCTGTGCTTTTGTTGATTCTGGGTGTATGGAACATGCACTCCACCTGTTTGAGAGAATGAACCGTTGTGATCCTTATGTCTGGAATGTGATGATTAGAGGGTTTACAAGTAATTGGTTGTTTAGAGAGGCAATTGATTTTTATTGTAGAATGGGATCTGAAGGAGTTCTAGGCGATAATTTTACATACCCTTTTGTGATCAAGGCGTGTACAGGGTTGTTGTCCTTCATAGAAGGGCAGAAGGTTCACGGTAAGTTGTTTAAGATTGGGTTGGATTTGGATGTTTACGTTTGTAATTCGCTTATCGTTATGTATGCAAAGATGGGATGTGTTGAGTTTGCAGAAAGGGTGTTTGGTGAAATGCCGGTTAGGGACTTGGTATCTTGGAATTCTATGATTAGTGGCTATGTTTCTGTTGGGGATTGTTGGAGCTCATTGATGTGTTTCTGGGAAATGCAGGCACATGGAATGATGCCTGACAGGTTCAGCATGATCAGCGCTCTTGGTGCTTGTTCTCTTGATTGTTGTCTGCGAAGTGGGAAGGAGATTCACTGCCAAGTACTCAAATGTGGTTTGGAATTGGATTATATGGTTCAGACATCACTTATTGACATGTATGGAAAATGTGGTAGGATGGATTATGCAGAGAGGTTGTTTGACAGAGTTGCTCCAAAAAATGTTGTGGCCTGTAATGCAATGATAGGTGGGTATGCTCTAAATGGTCATCCTCTTGACTCATTTGCTTGCTTGAGAAAGATGCAAGTTTCTGATCACTTGAACCTTGATGCTATCACAATGATAAATGTGCTTCCCTCTTGTACACAATTACAAGCTCTCTTAGAGGGTAAATCCGTCCATGGCTCTTCCATTAGAAGAGGTCTTCTCCCTCATTCAGTCTTGGAAACTGCTCTAGTTGACATGTACGGAGAATGCAGGGAGTTGAATCTTGCAGAACGTGTATTTGGTGAGATGACTGGAAAAAACTTGATATCATGGAATGTCATGCTTGCTGCTTATGTACAGAATGGGTGGAATAGTGAAGCGTTACGTCTGTTTCGAGATATTTGGAACCACCCTTTTAAACCAGATGCATTTACATTTGCAAGCATTCTACCCGCCTGTTCTGAATTAGTGTCATTGAGAGAGGGGAAGCAAATCCATGGTTTTGTCATAAAATCTGAACTTGGTACAAATACCTTCATCTTGAATTCAATTGTTTACATGTATGCAAAATGCGGGGATTTGAGGAATGCAAGAGAATGTTTTGATCACATGTTGTATAGGGATGTGATTTCATGGAACACGGTCATTATGGCATATGCCATTCATGGGTTTGGTAGATTTTCTGTTCAGTTGTTCTCTGAGATGAAGGAAAAGGGCTTCAAACCCAATGAGAGCACCTTTGTCTCCCTGTTATCATCTTGTAGCATTTCTGGCATGGTTGATGAAGGGTGGGAATACTATAATTCAATGAAAAGGGACTACAATATAGATCCCGGAATAGAGCACTGTGGCTGTATGATTGATCTTATTGGCCGGGCCGGAAATCTCGAGCTAGCCAAGAGATTCATTGAGGAAATGCCCTTGGCCCCCACGGCCAGGATATGGGGATCACTGCTGACTGCAAGTAGGAACAACGGAAACATAGAATTAGCTGAACTTGCAGCTAAGCACATTTTATCCTTGGAGCATGATAATACTGGGTGCTATGTCTTGCTTTCAAATATGTATGCTGAAGCTGGGAGGTGGAGAGATGTAGAGCGGATTAAATGTCTTATGATAAAAGAAGGTTTAGAGAAAACAAAGGGCTGTGCTGTGGTTGAGATCAGTTCTAGAACTTGCAGATTCATCGATGAGGACAGGTCCCATGCTGAAACAAACATGATTTATGATGTATTAGATATTATCATGAGGAAGATAGTGGAACATAATTTTGTTCATAGTATGACCAAGTTCAAACCATTGGATTTGAGGAAGAAAATAGCAAAATCACCACGGAAACACTCTGTGAGATTGGCGATTTCTTTTGGCTTGATATCCACTACGATTGGAAGCCCTGTTCTTGTAAGAAAAAACACGAGAATATGTGAAGATTGCCACAGTACTGCAAAGAAGATTTCAGAGATTACTAGAAGAGAGATAATAGTAggagattctaaggtctttcaCCACTTCAGAGACGGGCATTGCTCATGTAGGGATTATTGGTGA